aCCAGATGTTGAAAGCTACTTTGACCTTGCAGCAGAAGCGAGTTTAAACCCATAATATTGCAGCTTGATCTTCCTGCAACCCTCTGTTACTACCACGGCCCACATAGTGACAACAGCAAAAACACCCAGCACACCCAGAATATAGAGCCATAACCTCACACCAGTTCCTGCATGATAATATGACTTGAGTTCCTGGGAACAAAGATGTATAGTGAATGGAGCATAATATTGGACATATGAACCTTTTAACTCAATAAACTCCTGTGTGGAGAAAATCCACTTCACCTACCAGACAACTGCGACAACATCTTGTATAGTGTATCTGTATAGCCAGTCAATATGCCCGCACAAATGATAAGAGACGACCCTTGACCTGAAGCATGCAGAACTAATAAGAGATGGAAAAAGGTTTCACATCATTTATTACAATGCAATACAAAGTAAAAGTTTCTACAAGCACACTCCATGTCTGTACTTTACCATCACCTCCAGGTTCAAGTGTATTACTCTTTCCTACGGCTGTGCATAACTATTGATCCAATTTACGGAATTATATATAGCAGAATCAATATTCACATTACTCAGTCTCTATCTTTAAAGGCGTCAACTGATGCATACTGTTGCACAAAGTCATGGTGCATCATAGTCTCTACCCTTAATTTGATGATATTCTTAAAACTTCGTGTATTCTGTCTTTTCTTTTAAGAGGACTCTGGCTACAATTGCCAACTGGCTTATTATGCAGCCATGAAAGGATAATAAGAAGATGGTATATTCTGCTAGCACCCACCTAGAAAAATGAGTGGCATAAATAAAATATTGTGATCCGACAGAAACAAGAATATAAAATAGAAGATCAAATACTGAATAAAATACCGAATCCAGAATCTGTTATCTTATCACAAATCCATGTTGTGGTCATTGCACCACAGACCAACAAAAAGGTTGTCACCATCACATGCTTAACTCTGCAAACAACATGAATTGGGTGATTACCACATAGCATTTGGCTAGTTTTTTTATGTCTATAAAAAGAAACTGTAACATGAGTGTGGAAACAGATGTGATAGAGCTAACTTAGACTTCATCCACAAAGAAGCGATTATAAGCTACTAAATTTCAATTGAATGCCAGCATGAATAGGTAACATGCACAGCAAGTTCAATCGAGTGACAAATAAAGAACTAGGTAGTAACCCACCACAAGGCATAGCATGTATGTCACTTTTTATAATAATGAGGTCTTAGGTTGTAGATTGTTAACAAAAATAGTGCATATGTCACTACCTGTAAGTAGCTGCAAAGATAGAATATGGAAGTGAATAACAAGCAAGGATAACTGCCTCCACTATGGCGAATCCAAGTGAAATCCACCATCTGAAATGGACATATAAACCCAAAGGGTTTGTCTCCTTTAGCATAGATCAAGCAAAGACAGGACGGAAATGAAAATTGCTAAGCAAGGACTCGTCTCACTGCTTGAGTTGAAAACTAGACACACATATAACTCTTTATCTTCTCATGACCATCTAATCCTTCTTTCCGCAGCTTTACAAGCGAAGGAACAAGGTGACATAGTACCTGAATATGTGTTTCACAAGTTATATTATATAACATATAAAACAAAtagcataaaaatgatgatgactAGCTTTTATCTATATCAAAATGGGAGTGACTGCGTTTACCTGCATAAGAATAGATGCTCCTATCTGAGGGCTGATTCCAAGCTGGAAAAGTGACAGCTTAAGTTCTGCCGTCAAATCTCCAAGTTCATCTGCCATTAATGATAACAATTAACCACGTGAGCGGAGATAAAGCAGAAGATCCTGCTATTATCAGCTGAATTCTTTAAAAAGTTTTCTTCAGAATATGAGCTCCTTCTAGCACATTTTCATATAGTATCACATTGGGTGGTTCCATTTAGAATGGTAAACAAGAGCATTGCTAAACACATAAACTTCCAGAAAACAAAACGAGAACTTACCAACAGATCCAGAGACAAAACTAAGATAGTTTTCAGGTATCAACCGCCTATCAAAACCAGGCAACGGGATAAAATAACCAATGCGACTCATAACAATTAGAACAGCCGTCACAAACAACCTCCGCCGTATTTCACTTTTGAAAAATGATTCAGCAGCATTATTAACAACAGATCCCAACCGAACAAAATTCAAGAATCTATTCTTAAACATTTTAGGTTTGGGTTTCAAGACTTCAGTAATAACAGAAGCATCAACCGAATTGCCTTCATCTGCTCCACCATCAGGTATCGGCGCACGGTGTGAGGAGTGTTCAGGTGGTGCCTCAACATTAGAATAGTTGTCCGCACAATAAACAAGAAACCTTTTATTGAATTTAGACGACAAGGATCTGTTTAATAACAAAGAATGCCTTCGCAGAGAGCGCGATGCATTGTTGACTGTGGATAAGTAAGTTCCAGAGTGACAAAACTGGAGCCTGCCTTCAATTCGACCACCTAAATAACAAAAATAACTCAATTTTCAGaccctatttttcaaaaaacacaaaCTCCTCTTCTACTACCACCAGGTAATCAACATGAATTCTTGTTGGGGTTATCTGAGTTTCATCCTAACAAGTCAGAAAACTATGTTTTGGCATAAATGAATGATTTTTAAACTGCCTGATATTAACATTAAGAGTGAAAAATACAGAAAGATAAATGGGGGAGAAACTTACTTGGAATTCTGAGAGATTTGGTTCTGAAGAGCTTGAGATGAAGACAATTAGTaccagaaaaagaagaagaagttgttgttgtcatAACGTAACACCCCAATTCAGTAAAACCTAGTTAGGGTTTTGATGAGAATGAAATGGTTAACTCCACAGACTCATCCAGAAGAAAAGCAAAAGATTTTTATTTGGAGGTTTATGAAGGGGTTTTTATTTGATCTGTCGGCTTTAAGAATCTGACAGGCTAATTAATAAAGTGACGTTTACAGTGGAAATATCACCTTTCTTTATGGTGGCTGCCCAGGAATCACTTTCCGGATAGGGGCGGGCAAAAACCCACTTGGTGCTACTCAATGATAAATTTCTCTAGAACAGAAAATCATGATTTTATTGATTCAACATTTGGAAACCTTTGAAATGAAGATTAAATTACTGTTTGAATTGATGAACGATGTAACTAGTTTATAAAATAATTTCGACAGCAAAACTAAATAAGAAAGATTGTTTTGCATTGCCAATTACAATTTATCTCCAGAAAGTATCTCTGGAACATCACTTATACAGAGTTCGCTTGCAAGTTGTATCTCTTCGTCCTGCTTAACATCATCCTTTGCCATGCGTTCAGCAACCATTACTGGAACCTTACCCGCTTTTTCATACGTTCGTAGTAGAGAATTGTATGATTCAATTGTCACATACTCTGCATTCCTAAGAGTATTCAGTAACTTCTCAGCATTTACAGTATCACCCTTCATCTCAAGtacaccaaatatttttcgaacAATTTCTTCATTTGGTACCCATCTCTTCACGCTTTCAATAGCTTTCTTGAAGTAATCCGTGACTTTATCGGTGTTTTCTGTTTGCAAGTAACCACATGTAAGAAGCTCGAATGTAGTATAATTGGGAGATATTCCTTTTTCTACCATGTGGTCAAGAAAACTGTCGGCTTTGTGCATCTGATTTTTGTTAATGTAAGCTGCAAGGAGTATATTTGAAATCCTCGCATCACCTGTTGGAGACACAGATTCCCACTCTCTGTATATCTTTTCAGCTTCTTCCAACTCCTCAAGTTTCAAAAATGAAGCTATCACGCTCAAATATTCTGCATCGTTCATCTTACGGAATAATGATTTAATCTTCTTCAGCGTTCTTTTTACCCCATCTTTATCACCCAAATTTGCATGTAAGGTAATAAGGGAAGAAAAAGCAACCCGATCCTTGCGGTCAACCCCTTTTTCCATCTCCTTCAATGTAACTTTGGCCTTCTCGTGGAGATCATTTTTCAGGTATAAATTGGTTAATGTACTGTACGTCATCCAACCTGGCTCTAATTTTGCGTTTGTTAGCATCAGAAAAATCTTTTCAGCATTCTCAACATTATTTTCCAAAGCACACACTGACAGCCATAGATTGTATGTAACCACGTCAGGAGACGTATTCTTCTCTAACTCTTTAATCACTGTAGGGACTTTATCCAATTTCCCAGTTGAAATGTACAATGAAATCATGTGATTATAAGGAAGAGCATCCTTTGTGAAACCACATTCTGACATTTTTCTCATCAGAGCTTCGGCCTTGACTGTTGACTTGTTTTTTACGTAGGCGTGGAGTAGGGAATTGCATGCAGCTTTCCCCCTCATCTCCTCCGGGAGATCTTCAAAAAACTTCTCTGCACTTGATAAGCCACGAACTTTTGTAACCAAGTCCAGATGGAGAGCATAGTCTCCTGCCAACAGCTTTATGTCCTTTTGAACTCCCATCCATTCACATACCTGCACAAAAAATGACAGAAATTGCTTATACAAGAACTCCTGATTTCTCAGGGAAGGCTGGAAGTTCAAACTAACGCTTGTATGTCTAAGAGAGGGAATGGGGGTCTCAAATTGCTCTTCTTTATTCCGAGGGGAACTTTTTTCATCTTTGGACCAACCAACAAACAAGACAACTGATTAAGTTCTTTTGAGTGGCATATAGAATAATATGAagtaaaaacaacaagaaaatataaTAATGTTTCCTAAGCATTCCAATATAGCTCCCTTAAATGGGCAAAACATTGAAGACGAGAAAGATTGACACCAAGAAGTATTGAAGTTCTAGGATCCCCACTGACTAAAGTGGTCTGAAAAGGGCTGTGTAATGGCATCAAAAACATAAGATTCTTGTTTGGAATAACAGAAAACTATGCTAAAGGAGCATAAAAACCTAACCCATAGTTTTTAGAACACATATTTTTCTTTGGGAAAGAGGAGCAAACTATCTACTATACACATTTCAgaatgcatacccaaatttataAAGGATACACTAAGGACAATTGGGAGGG
This genomic interval from Papaver somniferum cultivar HN1 unplaced genomic scaffold, ASM357369v1 unplaced-scaffold_154, whole genome shotgun sequence contains the following:
- the LOC113336931 gene encoding pentatricopeptide repeat-containing protein At4g02820, mitochondrial-like isoform X1 → MGVQKDIKLLAGDYALHLDLVTKVRGLSSAEKFFEDLPEEMRGKAACNSLLHAYVKNKSTVKAEALMRKMSECGFTKDALPYNHMISLYISTGKLDKVPTVIKELEKNTSPDVVTYNLWLSVCALENNVENAEKIFLMLTNAKLEPGWMTYSTLTNLYLKNDLHEKAKVTLKEMEKGVDRKDRVAFSSLITLHANLGDKDGVKRTLKKIKSLFRKMNDAEYLSVIASFLKLEELEEAEKIYREWESVSPTGDARISNILLAAYINKNQMHKADSFLDHMVEKGISPNYTTFELLTCGYLQTENTDKVTDYFKKAIESVKRWVPNEEIVRKIFGVLEMKGDTVNAEKLLNTLRNAEYVTIESYNSLLRTYEKAGKVPVMVAERMAKDDVKQDEEIQLASELCISDVPEILSGDKL
- the LOC113336644 gene encoding preprotein translocase subunit SCY2, chloroplastic-like, which gives rise to MTTTTSSSFSGTNCLHLKLFRTKSLRIPSGRIEGRLQFCHSGTYLSTVNNASRSLRRHSLLLNRSLSSKFNKRFLVYCADNYSNVEAPPEHSSHRAPIPDGGADEGNSVDASVITEVLKPKPKMFKNRFLNFVRLGSVVNNAAESFFKSEIRRRLFVTAVLIVMSRIGYFIPLPGFDRRLIPENYLSFVSGSVDELGDLTAELKLSLFQLGISPQIGASILMQVLCHLVPSLVKLRKEGLDGHEKIKSYIWWISLGFAIVEAVILACYSLPYSIFAATYRVKHVMVTTFLLVCGAMTTTWICDKITDSGFGQGSSLIICAGILTGYTDTLYKMLSQLSGTGVRLWLYILGVLGVFAVVTMWAVVVTEGCRKIKLQYYGFKLASAARDESPIMEVEPYIPFNINPSGMQPVLTTTYLLAFPSILASLLGSPFWGRVKEILNPESSLGAAPWVYYSIYAFFVFVFNIFDIANLPKEIADYLNKMGARIPNIKPGKATIEHLTKIQASTRFWGGLLLSILATTSSVLDHYLRRMNQGFSIGFTSILIIVGSIIELRRSYQAYNVMPTLSKALQRYGV
- the LOC113336931 gene encoding pentatricopeptide repeat-containing protein At4g02820, mitochondrial-like isoform X2, which codes for MLGRSLRVLHHVRRLYSVESAKEVVVPNGGGDGKISLKGGGVDTIGKRLLRLTYAKRSAVTCINEWIQEGRSARKYELNRAVRELRKFKRYKHALEVCEWMGVQKDIKLLAGDYALHLDLVTKVRGLSSAEKFFEDLPEEMRGKAACNSLLHAYVKNKSTVKAEALMRKMSECGFTKDALPYNHMISLYISTGKLDKVPTVIKELEKNTSPDVVTYNLWLSVCALENNVENAEKIFLMLTNAKLEPGWMTYSTLTNLYLKNDLHEKAKVTLKEMEKGVDRKDRVAFSSLITLHANLGDKDGVKRTLKKIKSLFRKMNDAEYLSVIASFLKLEELEEAEKIYREWESVSPTGDARISNILLAAYINKNQMHKADSFLDHMVEKGISPNYTTFELLTCGYLQTENTDKVTDYFKKAIESVKRWVPNEEIVRKIFGVLEMKGDTVNAEKLLNTLRNAEYVTIESYNSLLRTYEKAGKVPVMVAERMAKDDVKQDEEIQLASELCISDVPEILSGDKL